A region of the Acidobacteriota bacterium genome:
CCGTCTTTGTCCATACACCACGGATTGCTGTATTCGCGCAGGTGCGGCAGCACTTCGCGGGCGGGGTCAACGTGCAGCACTCGTTTGCAGACGTGGCGAAAGCGGCGGTTGTAGCGCCGCTTGTCCTGCTTTTCGCTGCGGGCCAGCGTGATGCCGTGAATGGGCGTTCGTTTTCGTGATCTGCTCATTATCATTAGTACCTCCACTAATGAAACGGCTTCACGCAATGCCTCCGCTGTGTGGTTGGTTGAGTGAACATCGCCGGCATTTTCGGCTTGGCTGTGGCAAAAGAAAAGGGCTGACGCGCTTGCGCCAGCCCTTTTCAGTTACTTCCGTGGTGTGCTTAGTTAGAAGTTGATCTTCAGCGCCATCTGCCCCGTGCGCGGGCCAGTACGCGGGCCGCCGGTGACGCCAAAGCGTCCGGTGGTCGGATTGGTATCCGTCACGTTCGGGCGAATCGGCGTGCCGCCGATGCCGAAGTTCGTGCGGTTGAAGATGGTGAAGAATTCGCCGCGTAACTCGATGTTGACCGTCTCGCTGATGCGCGTGCGCTTAATGAAGCCCATGCTTTCGTTGTAAACGTTCGGGTCACGCAACTCATTCAGGTAAATCGGCGCGTTGCCCAATTCAAACGTGCCGGGGATCGTAAAGAAGTCGGTCGTCCACCAACGCTTGGTCAGATCGCGCGGATCGAGGTCTTGGCGGCTGACATTGGTGCGAATCGCCTTGCCCGGCACGATATTCACGCGCTTGCGGCCATACTCAAATCCCCATTGCGGATAGGTGTATGGCGCATTGAGCAAGGCCAGCGCGCCGTTGGTGTAGCTGCCGGTAAAGCTGATCGTCCAGCCGCCGACGAGTTTGTCGAGCACGCCGTTGCCGCTCAGGAACTTTTGACCTTTGCCAAAAGGCAGGTCAACCACGGCCACGACGTTGGCGATGTTCGGATAGTCGGTGTATTGCAAACTCTTGTTCAACTCGACGGCACGTGGGTCATAGGGCCGGTCGGTCTTCGGGTTGCGATTGCTCGCGTCGCCGCCGGTTTGTGTGCCCGAAGCGTCGGTCAATGCTTTTGAGCGCGTGTAGTTGGCTTCGAGCGTGACCCAGCCGAAACGGCGATCCAGTTTGACTTGCAACGAGTCGTACCAGGAATGACCAATCGGATTGTAAAGATTGTTGATCGGGCCGTTGATTTGCGGGAACGGGCGTAGCGCACGCGCCAATGTTGCGCCCGCACCCCAATCGGCGATGAAGTTGGCGTAAGGTGATTTGTAACCCGCCGCGACCACTGCCGGGTCGTCAATGCGTGAGTTGAGGAGTGCGCCCAGTGAATAAAACTTCGGATCAAGATGGTTGAGCGGCGCGTGGCTCGACGAAACGCGTGTGCCGCGCATGCCGATGTATGCGACTTCGGCCACCAGCTTCCAGGGCAGTTCGCGCTGAATGCTGATGCTGTAGTTTTGGAAACGCGGCGCTTTGCCCGAATCCGGCGTGATGAAATAAATGTCATCCGCCGCGTTGCTAACCGACGCATTGACCACCGGCGGCGCGAGGAACGTGGGTGGCGGCACAAAGCCGTTGTCCCAATTCAAGGCCGCGCCCGTCGTGCCCGCGCGCGACAGACCAGCGGTCGTGGAATAGCCGTTGGCGCATCGCAAACAGAAACCGCCCGTCAAGCCATTGCCCGCCGCATAATAAATGCCATAACCGAGCCGCACGACGGTCTTTTGATTAACCGACCAGGCCAGGCCCAGGCGTGGCCCGATGCTGCTGAAATCGGTGTCGGCAAAGCGCGACTTCTTGATGCAGCCGTTGCAATCGCCCAGATAGGCGGTCGCGCCTTTCAAGCCCGAACGCGGATCGGTGAGCGTTGGATCGAACGAAGTAAAGCCCGTCGGACTGGTCGAACGCGCCAGCGGCAATTCATAGCGCATGCCGAGATTGAGCGTGATGTTCGGACGGATGCGCCAATCGGTTTGCGCGTACCAGCCGTGGTAACCGAAATTTGCCGAGATGGCGCTGGCGTTGAAAGTGCGCGAGGCGTTGTCAACCAAACCGAGCAGGAAACTGGCAAACGAGTTGCCCGAACCCGACACGTTGGCGGCACTGGCCGTTTGGTTGGCCGCGAAGGCAAAGGTGCCCTGCACGCCCGCGTCGTCAAACCCGCCAGTCGAAAGCGGTTTACCAGTGGTGCGCATCCAGCGATGGTCGGCGCCGAACTTCCAATTGAAATTGCCGCGCACCCAACTCAGATCGGCCCGGAAATGATCGGTGAAGTTGTACTGCGTGCCTTTGGTCTTGTTGCCGTTGGTATCGGCATAGGCCGTGTAACCATCAGTTGCAAAGGTGATGACGGGGAACGAATTGGTATCGCCTTCCGAGACGCCCTTCAGGCCCAGCTTTTGCGGCCAACCCTGGCCGACCTGATCGTTGTCGAAAATCTGGCGCAATCTGGTCATGCCGTAGGTCAAATGCAAATTCACCGTCGGCGTGATGATGTAATCGTAATTAAACCGCGTAAAGGTCGGGCGATTGGCCGAATAGGAAGTCGTGCCCCCGCCTTGCAACGGTTGCGGCAAAGGCCCCACCTGCAACGAACCGAGGTCTTGCCAGGTGTAAAAGAAATTGATCAGGTGTTTGTCGGTGATGTTGTGATTGGCCTTGATGCTCCACGAATTCTGGCGCGCCCGTGTTTGAATGGTCGCCAGATAATTATTGAGCATGCCGGAAGTCGTGGTCGCCGGGATCAACGGCAAAATGTTTTTAGTAACGTTGCTGAACCGGTTTTGCGGAATGAGGTTGCCCGCGAAGGGCTGCCCCGTCAGCGGATCGTAAATCACACGGCCCGGCAGCAATTCAGAGAAATCGCCCGTGCGCATTTTTGCGGTCGGCAGGCTGCGAAAGCTCGATGATGCATCGGTGCGCCGATAATTCTCAGTCGTGAAGAGGAAGAAGGATTTGTTTTTCGACTCGTTATAGCCGCCCAAGGGGCCAAAGTATTTTTTGGGCAGGAAGATCGGCCCGCCCAGCGCGCCGCCAAACGTATTGCCGTGGTATTTCGGTTTCACGGCGACAACGCCAGCGCCCAGCGGATTTGCTTTAGTCGCCCAGGCCGTAGCGCTCAGCGCGCTCGATGTGTGGAAGTCATAGACGGTGCCGTGGAAGTCGCGTCCGCCCGATTTGGTGACGAAGGATTCGATGCCGCCGCCCGTGCGGCCATATTCCGCCGCAAAGGTATTGTTGATGAGTTTGAATTCGCCGATGGCTTCGACCGAGGGCAAGCCGTTGAAGGCCACGCCGCCCGATTCCGGGTTGGTCGCGTTGACGCCGTCAATCAGAATTTCCTTGGAGCGGCGCTGTCCGCCGCCAATGCCGCCTTCACCGCCCGCGCCATTGACGACGCCGGGTTGGAAACCGATGAATGCTTCCGGGTTGCGAATGCCGGCGCCACTGATGGGGGCATCCACCATCAGTTTCGGCGAAAAGTTGACGCCGACTTCGGTCGTCGTTGTTTGCAGTTGCGCCGCTTCCCCTGTGACTTCCACGGTCTGGTTCACGTCCCCGACTTCCAGCTTCAAATCGGCCACCGTGGTGTTCGAGATGGCGACGATGACATTGGAGCGCGCGATTTTTTTGAAACCGGATTGTTCGACCGTCAGGGTGTAAACGCCGACTTCCAGGTTGGAGTAGGCATACAACCCTTCGCTGGTCGTGACGGTTTTGATTTCGCGTCCGGTGGCATTCTGCTTGGCCGTGACTTTGGCGCCCGCCACGGCGCCGCCATTGGCGTCAGTCACGATGCCGGAAAGCGAGCCGGCACTACTTTGCGCAAACACGGCGGTCGCCGGGCCTAAGAAAAGACAGCTTAAAGTTAGCAATCGGATGAGCTTTTTCATCACATTACCTCTGGGTTAGTTGAGTTGTTCGTACTCCGGCGTTCCAAGCAGGTGCCGTTGGAGTAGGAGTTTGATGTTGGTTGTTGATGATCGGGGAGTGCAATCCCACATGTGCCCAGCAAAACT
Encoded here:
- a CDS encoding carboxypeptidase regulatory-like domain-containing protein, with amino-acid sequence MKKLIRLLTLSCLFLGPATAVFAQSSAGSLSGIVTDANGGAVAGAKVTAKQNATGREIKTVTTSEGLYAYSNLEVGVYTLTVEQSGFKKIARSNVIVAISNTTVADLKLEVGDVNQTVEVTGEAAQLQTTTTEVGVNFSPKLMVDAPISGAGIRNPEAFIGFQPGVVNGAGGEGGIGGGQRRSKEILIDGVNATNPESGGVAFNGLPSVEAIGEFKLINNTFAAEYGRTGGGIESFVTKSGGRDFHGTVYDFHTSSALSATAWATKANPLGAGVVAVKPKYHGNTFGGALGGPIFLPKKYFGPLGGYNESKNKSFFLFTTENYRRTDASSSFRSLPTAKMRTGDFSELLPGRVIYDPLTGQPFAGNLIPQNRFSNVTKNILPLIPATTTSGMLNNYLATIQTRARQNSWSIKANHNITDKHLINFFYTWQDLGSLQVGPLPQPLQGGGTTSYSANRPTFTRFNYDYIITPTVNLHLTYGMTRLRQIFDNDQVGQGWPQKLGLKGVSEGDTNSFPVITFATDGYTAYADTNGNKTKGTQYNFTDHFRADLSWVRGNFNWKFGADHRWMRTTGKPLSTGGFDDAGVQGTFAFAANQTASAANVSGSGNSFASFLLGLVDNASRTFNASAISANFGYHGWYAQTDWRIRPNITLNLGMRYELPLARSTSPTGFTSFDPTLTDPRSGLKGATAYLGDCNGCIKKSRFADTDFSSIGPRLGLAWSVNQKTVVRLGYGIYYAAGNGLTGGFCLRCANGYSTTAGLSRAGTTGAALNWDNGFVPPPTFLAPPVVNASVSNAADDIYFITPDSGKAPRFQNYSISIQRELPWKLVAEVAYIGMRGTRVSSSHAPLNHLDPKFYSLGALLNSRIDDPAVVAAGYKSPYANFIADWGAGATLARALRPFPQINGPINNLYNPIGHSWYDSLQVKLDRRFGWVTLEANYTRSKALTDASGTQTGGDASNRNPKTDRPYDPRAVELNKSLQYTDYPNIANVVAVVDLPFGKGQKFLSGNGVLDKLVGGWTISFTGSYTNGALALLNAPYTYPQWGFEYGRKRVNIVPGKAIRTNVSRQDLDPRDLTKRWWTTDFFTIPGTFELGNAPIYLNELRDPNVYNESMGFIKRTRISETVNIELRGEFFTIFNRTNFGIGGTPIRPNVTDTNPTTGRFGVTGGPRTGPRTGQMALKINF